One Paraburkholderia sp. IMGN_8 DNA window includes the following coding sequences:
- the ybgC gene encoding tol-pal system-associated acyl-CoA thioesterase codes for MRRMNMSTSQPGTEIGFTWPIRVYYEDTDAGGIVFYANYLKFFERARTEWLRACGVDQNRLADETGALFIVRSTAVDYRAPARLDDIVKVVSRIERLGRASVDFVQEAWRDSTLLAAGAIRVGCVDRTALRPAAIPPSVLAALRRGPGASGGGMSTNNV; via the coding sequence ATGCGCCGCATGAATATGTCGACCAGCCAGCCCGGCACGGAAATCGGCTTCACGTGGCCAATCCGCGTGTATTACGAAGACACCGACGCCGGCGGCATCGTGTTTTACGCGAACTATCTGAAGTTTTTCGAGCGGGCGCGCACCGAATGGCTGCGCGCATGCGGCGTCGACCAGAACCGGCTCGCGGACGAAACAGGCGCGCTCTTCATCGTGCGCAGCACCGCAGTCGACTACCGGGCGCCGGCCCGGCTCGACGACATCGTCAAGGTAGTAAGCCGGATCGAGCGTCTTGGCCGTGCGTCGGTCGACTTCGTGCAGGAGGCGTGGCGTGACAGCACGCTGCTTGCTGCCGGCGCCATCCGGGTCGGCTGTGTCGACCGCACCGCGCTGCGGCCCGCCGCGATTCCGCCATCCGTGCTCGCCGCCTTGCGGCGCGGGCCGGGCGCGAGCGGCGGCGGCATGTCAACGAACAACGTCTGA
- a CDS encoding DedA family protein: MDTLLQFANLVLHIDKFLGVFIHEYGAWVYAVLFLIVFCETGLVVLPFLPGDSLLFIGGAFCATGGMNIGLLIVLLLVAAVSGNTVNYMIGRAIGPRVFNSHIPFLERFLDRTALQKTHDFYERHGGKTIVLARFIPVVRTFAPFVAGASQMTVSRFQLFNIVGALLWVLLLVLLGYFFGNIPFIRQYLNVIVLVGIGAAVVPVLLGALWKVTRKNAAKTDSR, from the coding sequence TTGGACACGCTGCTGCAGTTCGCAAACCTTGTCTTGCACATCGACAAGTTTCTGGGAGTCTTCATCCACGAGTACGGTGCCTGGGTCTACGCGGTGCTGTTTCTGATCGTGTTTTGCGAAACCGGGCTTGTCGTATTGCCGTTTCTGCCGGGTGATTCGCTGCTGTTCATCGGCGGCGCTTTTTGCGCGACCGGCGGAATGAATATCGGGTTGCTGATCGTGCTGCTGCTCGTGGCGGCGGTCTCGGGCAATACGGTCAATTACATGATCGGGCGGGCCATCGGACCACGGGTGTTCAATTCGCACATACCTTTTCTGGAGCGCTTCCTCGACCGCACCGCGCTGCAAAAGACTCATGATTTCTACGAGAGGCACGGCGGCAAGACCATCGTGCTGGCGCGTTTCATCCCGGTAGTGCGGACCTTCGCACCGTTTGTTGCCGGCGCCTCACAGATGACGGTGAGCCGGTTTCAGCTTTTCAACATCGTTGGTGCACTGTTGTGGGTGTTGTTGCTGGTGTTGCTCGGCTACTTCTTCGGCAACATTCCGTTCATTCGTCAGTACCTGAATGTGATCGTGCTGGTGGGTATCGGCGCGGCGGTGGTGCCGGTTCTGCTCGGCGCGCTGTGGAAGGTGACGCGCAAGAACGCGGCCAAGACGGACAGCCGCTGA
- the tolA gene encoding cell envelope integrity protein TolA, with protein MIRKNSEYPLQPPRESGTGRAFVFALVMHVLLGFFLYHGIQWQNSTPEGAEAELWTEVPDSAIPRLPPPPPVPVAPAPPLPDEKADIALQEKKRQQQEAARQAQLAEQQRQQKLQAQQEAEAKRQQQLAEQAAQLAAQKAAAAKQKQQQQQLKEQQQEQQKQAQADAQKKADEQKAAKAKAQADAAAQAKKLDAERRARLAQMQGMAGGAGSTGNGLAKSGTGSGSGGTATSPGYADKVRRAVRPNISWGGETEGLETVISVRCSPTGTLLSATISHSSGNPAWDDAALRAVQRSDPMPQDIDGKTPASFKITLRPAG; from the coding sequence ATGATCCGCAAGAATTCCGAATACCCGCTCCAGCCACCGCGTGAAAGCGGCACCGGGCGAGCCTTTGTGTTCGCGCTGGTGATGCATGTGCTGCTCGGGTTCTTCCTGTACCACGGCATTCAATGGCAGAACAGTACGCCCGAAGGCGCGGAAGCCGAACTGTGGACCGAAGTGCCGGATTCGGCGATTCCGCGTCTGCCCCCGCCGCCGCCCGTTCCGGTGGCCCCTGCCCCGCCGCTGCCTGACGAAAAGGCCGACATCGCGCTGCAGGAGAAGAAACGCCAGCAACAGGAAGCCGCTCGCCAGGCGCAACTGGCAGAGCAGCAGCGTCAACAGAAGCTGCAGGCTCAGCAGGAAGCCGAGGCCAAGCGTCAGCAGCAGCTTGCTGAACAGGCGGCGCAACTTGCCGCGCAGAAAGCCGCGGCTGCCAAACAGAAGCAGCAACAGCAGCAATTGAAAGAACAGCAGCAAGAGCAGCAGAAGCAGGCTCAGGCTGACGCGCAGAAGAAAGCCGACGAGCAGAAAGCGGCGAAGGCCAAAGCACAAGCCGACGCTGCCGCGCAGGCGAAGAAGCTCGACGCGGAACGTCGCGCGCGACTTGCTCAGATGCAAGGCATGGCCGGCGGCGCAGGCTCGACCGGCAACGGACTCGCGAAGAGCGGCACGGGCAGCGGCTCGGGTGGCACGGCGACGTCGCCGGGTTATGCCGACAAGGTGCGCCGTGCGGTGCGTCCGAACATTTCATGGGGTGGCGAAACGGAAGGTCTGGAGACGGTCATCTCCGTGCGTTGCTCGCCGACGGGCACCTTGCTGAGCGCGACAATCTCGCACAGCAGCGGTAATCCTGCCTGGGACGACGCGGCGCTGCGGGCCGTCCAGCGTTCCGATCCGATGCCTCAGGACATCGACGGGAAGACGCCCGCCAGCTTCAAGATTACGTTGCGGCCGGCCGGTTAA
- the glyA gene encoding serine hydroxymethyltransferase, producing the protein MFDRAQSTIANVDPELWKVIEQENRRQEEHIELIASENYTSPAVMAAQGSQLTNKYAEGYPGKRYYGGCEFVDVAEQLAIDRVKQLFGAEAANVQPNSGSQANQGVFFAMLKPGDTIMGMSLAHGGHLTHGSPVNMSGKWFNVVSYGLNEAEDIDYDAAEKLAQEHKPKLIVAGASAFALRIDFERMSKIAKSVGAYFMVDMAHYAGLIAAGVYPNPVPHADFVTTTTHKSLRGPRGGVILMKAEFEKQINSAIFPGIQGGPLMHVIAGKAVAFKEALSPEFKAYQQQVVENARVLAETLVKRGLRIVSGRTESHVMLVDLRAKKITGKVAEAALGAAHITVNKNAIPNDPEKPFVTSGIRLGSPAMTTRGFGVKEAEQVGNLIADVLDNPEDAATIERVRAQVAELTQRFPVYR; encoded by the coding sequence ATGTTTGACAGAGCCCAAAGCACCATCGCCAACGTCGATCCTGAACTCTGGAAGGTCATCGAGCAGGAAAACCGCCGTCAGGAAGAGCACATCGAACTGATCGCGTCCGAAAACTACACGAGCCCGGCCGTGATGGCTGCGCAAGGCTCGCAACTCACCAACAAATACGCTGAAGGTTATCCGGGCAAGCGCTACTACGGCGGCTGCGAGTTCGTGGACGTCGCCGAACAACTGGCGATCGACCGCGTCAAGCAACTGTTCGGCGCGGAAGCCGCGAACGTGCAGCCGAACTCTGGCTCGCAGGCGAACCAGGGCGTGTTCTTCGCCATGCTCAAGCCGGGCGACACGATCATGGGCATGAGCCTCGCGCACGGTGGTCACCTGACACACGGTTCGCCTGTCAACATGTCGGGCAAGTGGTTCAACGTGGTGAGCTACGGCCTGAACGAAGCCGAAGACATCGATTACGACGCGGCTGAAAAGCTTGCGCAAGAGCACAAGCCGAAGCTGATCGTGGCCGGCGCATCCGCATTCGCGCTGCGTATCGATTTCGAACGCATGTCGAAGATCGCGAAGTCGGTTGGCGCGTACTTTATGGTCGACATGGCGCACTACGCCGGCTTGATCGCCGCGGGCGTCTATCCGAACCCGGTGCCGCACGCCGACTTCGTCACCACCACCACGCACAAGAGCCTGCGCGGCCCGCGCGGCGGCGTGATCCTGATGAAGGCGGAGTTCGAAAAGCAGATCAACTCGGCAATCTTCCCGGGCATTCAGGGTGGTCCGCTGATGCATGTGATCGCCGGTAAGGCAGTCGCGTTCAAGGAAGCGCTGTCGCCGGAATTCAAGGCGTATCAGCAGCAAGTTGTCGAAAACGCGCGCGTGCTGGCTGAAACGCTGGTCAAGCGCGGTCTGCGCATTGTCTCGGGCCGCACCGAAAGCCACGTGATGCTGGTCGACTTGCGCGCGAAGAAGATTACCGGCAAGGTTGCGGAAGCGGCGCTCGGCGCGGCGCACATCACGGTCAACAAGAACGCGATTCCGAACGACCCGGAAAAGCCGTTCGTGACAAGCGGTATCCGTCTCGGCTCGCCCGCCATGACCACGCGCGGTTTCGGCGTCAAGGAAGCGGAGCAGGTGGGTAACCTGATCGCCGACGTGCTGGACAATCCGGAAGACGCGGCCACGATCGAACGCGTGCGCGCGCAGGTCGCCGAGTTGACCCAGCGCTTCCCGGTCTACCGCTAA
- the tolQ gene encoding protein TolQ, which produces MNTTQDLSIVSLVLNASLLAQAVMALLLLLSLLSWTFIFRKWFAIRRARAQTERFERDFWSGGDLQALYQSAANNRHTIGALERIFESGMREFLKGKEKRLNDSGAILDGARRAMRAAFQREMDVLEANLAFLASVGSVSPYIGLFGTVWGIMNAFRGLANVQQATLANVAPGIAEALTATAIGLFAAIPAVVAYNRYAHDIDRLAIRFETFIEEFSNILQRQAQ; this is translated from the coding sequence ATGAACACTACACAAGATCTGTCGATCGTTTCTCTCGTACTCAACGCGAGCCTGCTGGCGCAGGCAGTCATGGCGCTGTTGCTGTTGTTGTCGCTGTTGTCGTGGACTTTCATCTTCCGCAAGTGGTTTGCGATCCGCCGGGCGCGCGCGCAAACTGAACGTTTCGAACGCGATTTCTGGTCGGGCGGCGACCTTCAAGCCCTTTATCAAAGCGCCGCGAACAACCGCCACACGATCGGTGCGCTCGAACGGATTTTCGAGTCCGGCATGCGTGAATTCCTGAAAGGTAAAGAAAAGCGCCTGAACGATTCGGGCGCGATTCTCGATGGCGCACGCCGGGCAATGCGCGCCGCGTTCCAGCGCGAAATGGACGTGCTCGAAGCGAACCTTGCGTTTCTCGCGTCGGTCGGTTCCGTCAGCCCTTACATCGGCCTGTTCGGCACGGTGTGGGGGATCATGAATGCGTTCCGCGGCCTCGCCAACGTGCAGCAGGCCACGCTTGCGAACGTGGCACCGGGCATTGCCGAAGCGCTGACCGCCACCGCAATCGGCCTGTTCGCGGCAATTCCGGCCGTGGTCGCCTATAACCGTTACGCGCACGATATCGACCGCCTGGCGATCCGCTTCGAGACCTTCATCGAAGAATTCTCGAACATTTTGCAGCGCCAGGCACAGTAA
- the tolR gene encoding protein TolR yields the protein MAGSRPSSMRGGRSRRAMADINVVPYIDVMLVLLVIFMVTAPLVAPSIVNLPTVGGAAPQQQTPPVIVNIRADGNMSVKYKDDAGVQQQEDMTKADLNGFITDRAQSHPDQPVVIAADKTVKYEVVMNVMSQLKARGVKRVGLLVKSQ from the coding sequence ATGGCAGGCTCTCGCCCCTCCAGCATGCGCGGTGGCCGTTCGCGCCGCGCGATGGCCGACATCAATGTCGTGCCGTACATCGACGTGATGCTCGTGCTGCTCGTGATCTTCATGGTGACCGCGCCGCTAGTCGCTCCGTCGATCGTCAATCTGCCGACCGTCGGCGGCGCCGCGCCGCAGCAGCAGACCCCGCCCGTGATCGTCAACATTCGCGCGGACGGCAATATGAGCGTCAAATACAAGGACGACGCTGGCGTACAACAGCAGGAAGACATGACGAAGGCCGATCTGAACGGCTTCATCACCGATCGCGCGCAGTCGCACCCTGACCAGCCGGTCGTGATCGCAGCCGACAAGACCGTGAAGTACGAAGTCGTGATGAACGTGATGTCCCAGTTGAAAGCTCGGGGCGTCAAGCGCGTTGGATTGCTCGTCAAATCACAATGA
- a CDS encoding mechanosensitive ion channel family protein: protein MDLETVRVFIMTRCIDLGTKVVGAIALWIVGRWIIGLITGMLRKLLARNGRVDPTLAHYLGSILGALLNLLLILAILQVFGVQTTSFAALLAGLGLAIGTAWGGLLAHFAAGIFMQLLRPFKVGDFVMAGGVTGTVSELGLFGTTIVTPDNVTTIVGNNKIFSDTISNYSALPVRRVELTAKIANGVDPTDAMSRLKAAVTKIPNVAESPAPDIEVLSFTPEGPLLCVRPYTNNSTYWQVYFDTNRAIIQTFKDAGYPTPETPLAPRAVTSQ from the coding sequence TTGGATCTCGAAACCGTACGCGTGTTCATCATGACCCGGTGCATCGACCTCGGCACCAAGGTCGTCGGCGCGATCGCCTTGTGGATCGTCGGCCGCTGGATCATTGGCCTGATCACCGGCATGCTCCGCAAGCTGCTGGCGCGCAATGGCCGCGTCGATCCCACGCTGGCTCATTACCTCGGCTCGATTCTCGGCGCCCTGCTCAACCTGCTGCTGATCCTTGCGATTCTGCAGGTGTTCGGCGTCCAGACCACCTCGTTCGCCGCGTTGCTCGCCGGTCTCGGCCTCGCGATCGGTACCGCGTGGGGCGGCTTGCTCGCGCACTTCGCAGCGGGCATCTTCATGCAGCTGCTAAGGCCGTTCAAGGTCGGCGACTTCGTCATGGCGGGCGGAGTAACCGGCACAGTCTCGGAACTCGGCCTGTTCGGCACGACCATCGTGACACCCGACAACGTGACGACCATCGTCGGCAACAACAAGATCTTCTCCGACACGATCTCGAACTACAGCGCGCTGCCGGTGCGGCGCGTCGAGTTGACCGCGAAGATCGCCAACGGCGTCGATCCAACGGACGCGATGAGCCGGCTGAAGGCAGCCGTGACGAAGATTCCGAACGTTGCCGAGAGCCCCGCGCCGGACATCGAGGTGCTGAGCTTCACGCCGGAAGGACCGTTGTTGTGCGTGCGGCCCTACACGAACAACAGCACTTACTGGCAGGTCTATTTCGACACCAATCGCGCGATCATTCAGACCTTCAAGGATGCCGGCTATCCGACACCGGAAACCCCGCTTGCGCCGCGCGCAGTGACCTCCCAGTGA
- the ydfG gene encoding bifunctional NADP-dependent 3-hydroxy acid dehydrogenase/3-hydroxypropionate dehydrogenase YdfG encodes MIVFVTGASAGFGAAIARAFVKGGHRVVATARRKDRLQALADELGDALLPFELDVRDRAAVEAVPAALPADFAAIDVLVNNAGLALGVEPAQKASLDEWNTMIDTNCTGLVQVTHALLPGMVERNRGHIFNLGSVAGRWPYAGGNVYGATKAFVRQFSLNLRADLAGTALRVTDIEPGLCGGTEFSNVRFRGDDEKAANVYQNVQPLTAEDIADSIYWIATRPAHVNINTIELMPVAQSFAGLAIHRG; translated from the coding sequence ATGATCGTGTTCGTCACCGGAGCGTCCGCGGGATTCGGCGCTGCTATCGCTCGCGCTTTCGTCAAAGGCGGCCATCGCGTCGTCGCCACCGCGCGCCGTAAGGATCGCCTGCAGGCACTCGCCGACGAACTCGGCGACGCGCTTTTGCCGTTCGAACTCGACGTGCGCGACCGCGCGGCCGTCGAAGCCGTGCCGGCCGCGCTGCCGGCCGATTTCGCCGCGATCGACGTGCTCGTCAACAACGCCGGCCTCGCGCTCGGCGTCGAGCCGGCGCAAAAAGCGAGTCTGGACGAGTGGAACACCATGATCGACACCAACTGCACAGGCCTCGTGCAGGTCACGCACGCGCTCTTGCCCGGCATGGTGGAGCGCAACCGCGGGCACATCTTCAACCTCGGCTCCGTGGCCGGCCGCTGGCCGTACGCGGGCGGCAACGTATACGGCGCGACCAAGGCATTCGTCCGACAGTTCAGCCTGAACCTGCGCGCCGATCTGGCCGGCACCGCGCTCCGGGTGACCGACATCGAACCCGGCCTGTGCGGCGGCACCGAGTTCTCGAACGTACGTTTTCGCGGCGACGACGAAAAAGCGGCCAATGTGTACCAGAACGTACAACCGCTGACGGCCGAAGATATCGCCGACTCGATCTACTGGATCGCCACGCGCCCGGCCCACGTCAACATCAACACGATCGAGTTGATGCCGGTGGCCCAATCGTTCGCCGGTTTGGCGATTCATCGCGGCTGA
- a CDS encoding TonB-dependent receptor has translation MKTTKLIWVVGLAISIETVSAQEIFLQGGTQGVGIGAALNVTSWFGLHADFNAINFSHNFTVGGNRYEDGVRLRQGGVYGDLFPWSNCGLRVTAGLRFTDDEVSGNSVPTNGTYTFKGKITPAFPGEYATATVKYPTVMPYLGIGYGFQPAAKGFGLIAELGVAYGIPHVSYTLSPALAQVAGPAKSQDIVATGLQQLRDKASPYRWYPTLQVGVSYHF, from the coding sequence ATGAAAACTACAAAGTTAATCTGGGTAGTAGGTTTGGCGATATCGATCGAAACCGTGTCCGCTCAGGAGATATTCCTTCAGGGCGGCACGCAAGGGGTCGGGATCGGCGCGGCGCTGAACGTCACTTCATGGTTCGGATTGCACGCCGACTTCAACGCGATCAATTTCTCGCACAACTTTACGGTGGGTGGGAATCGTTATGAGGATGGCGTGCGCCTTCGCCAGGGAGGTGTCTACGGCGACCTGTTTCCGTGGTCGAACTGCGGCTTGCGCGTCACCGCCGGCCTCCGTTTCACCGACGACGAGGTCAGCGGCAACTCCGTCCCCACAAACGGCACCTACACGTTCAAGGGCAAAATAACGCCGGCGTTTCCCGGCGAATATGCGACGGCCACCGTCAAATACCCGACCGTCATGCCATACCTGGGCATCGGTTACGGCTTCCAACCCGCAGCGAAAGGATTTGGTCTGATTGCCGAACTCGGTGTCGCTTACGGCATACCCCACGTTTCCTACACGCTGTCGCCGGCCCTCGCTCAGGTGGCCGGTCCGGCGAAGAGCCAGGACATCGTCGCGACAGGGCTGCAGCAACTGAGGGACAAAGCTTCGCCCTACCGCTGGTATCCGACGCTGCAAGTCGGTGTTTCGTACCACTTCTGA
- the tolB gene encoding Tol-Pal system beta propeller repeat protein TolB, translating to MSLMTKLGLRTLVASCLIAVGGAAHAQLNVLVTGVGSTQFPIATANFANEANSPQQVSTIVRQDLQRSGKFTNIDAGGTPVSETDSVDLGSWKAKGANAFVSGSVNRLPNGQYEVRFKLYDTVKGESLGGLVLVSPESGLRMSAHKVADYIYAKLMGGRGAFATRLSYVIKTGGRYQLQISDSDGQDAHIALSSPEPIISPAWSPDGTKVAYVSFEKKKPIVYIHDLPTGRRVVVSDQKGNNSAPAWSPDGRTLAVALSRTGNTQIFAVNADGSGLRRLTQGSSIDTEPCFSPDGQSIYFTSDRGGAPQIYKMSAQGENAGAAQRVTFTGSYNTSPRVSPDGKQLAYISRVGGGFKLYIQDLQGNTATGLTDTTHDESPSFAANGQYILYATQVNGRGVLAAVSTDGRTRQVLSVQGGSVREPSWGPFMQ from the coding sequence ATGAGTTTGATGACCAAGCTAGGCCTGCGGACACTTGTAGCGTCGTGCCTGATCGCCGTGGGCGGCGCCGCCCACGCACAACTCAACGTCCTCGTGACAGGCGTCGGGTCCACCCAGTTTCCGATCGCAACGGCGAATTTCGCCAATGAAGCGAACTCGCCGCAGCAGGTCAGCACGATCGTGCGTCAGGATCTGCAGCGCAGCGGCAAATTCACGAACATCGACGCGGGCGGCACGCCGGTTTCCGAAACGGATTCCGTCGATCTCGGCAGTTGGAAGGCCAAGGGTGCCAATGCGTTCGTGTCGGGCAGCGTGAACCGCCTGCCGAACGGCCAGTACGAAGTGCGCTTCAAGCTGTACGACACCGTCAAGGGCGAAAGCCTCGGCGGCCTCGTGCTGGTGAGCCCGGAAAGCGGGCTGCGCATGAGCGCGCACAAGGTCGCGGACTACATCTACGCGAAGCTGATGGGTGGCCGCGGCGCGTTTGCCACACGCCTGTCGTACGTCATCAAGACGGGTGGCCGCTATCAGTTGCAGATTTCCGATTCGGACGGCCAGGACGCGCATATCGCGCTGTCGAGCCCCGAGCCGATCATCTCGCCGGCGTGGTCGCCTGACGGCACCAAGGTCGCGTATGTTTCATTCGAAAAAAAGAAGCCGATTGTTTATATCCACGATCTGCCTACGGGCCGTCGTGTGGTCGTCTCGGACCAGAAGGGCAATAACAGTGCGCCGGCATGGTCGCCGGATGGACGCACGCTGGCCGTTGCGCTTTCGCGCACCGGCAACACGCAGATTTTCGCCGTCAATGCGGACGGCAGCGGCCTGCGGCGCCTGACGCAAGGCAGCTCGATCGACACTGAACCGTGTTTCTCTCCTGACGGCCAGTCAATCTATTTCACCAGCGACCGTGGCGGCGCGCCGCAAATCTACAAGATGTCGGCCCAAGGCGAAAACGCCGGCGCCGCGCAGCGCGTAACCTTTACGGGCAGCTACAACACCAGCCCGCGCGTGAGCCCGGACGGCAAGCAGCTCGCCTATATTTCGCGCGTCGGCGGCGGGTTCAAGCTGTACATCCAGGACCTGCAGGGCAACACGGCCACGGGTCTGACCGATACAACACATGACGAATCGCCGAGCTTCGCGGCGAACGGTCAGTACATTCTTTACGCCACACAGGTGAACGGCCGTGGCGTCTTGGCCGCTGTATCGACCGATGGTCGCACTCGGCAGGTCCTGTCCGTTCAGGGCGGCAGCGTACGGGAGCCGTCCTGGGGCCCGTTTATGCAATAA
- the nrdR gene encoding transcriptional regulator NrdR, translating to MHCPFCRHADTQVVDSRVSEDGATIRRRRRCPACDKRFTTYERVELALPSVVKKDGSRTEFDRRKIVASMQLALRKRPVAADEIDAAVARIEYQLLGSGEREVRSERLGELVMNELRALDTIAYVRFASVYRRFEDVSEFEDVIEEFRRASSPPKPPRKR from the coding sequence ATGCACTGCCCCTTCTGCCGGCACGCCGATACGCAAGTTGTGGATTCCCGCGTATCCGAAGACGGCGCAACGATTCGCCGGCGCCGCCGCTGCCCGGCCTGCGACAAACGTTTTACGACGTATGAGCGGGTCGAGCTGGCGTTGCCGTCGGTCGTCAAGAAGGATGGCAGCCGCACGGAATTCGACCGCCGCAAGATCGTCGCGAGCATGCAACTGGCGCTGCGCAAGCGCCCGGTGGCTGCGGACGAGATCGATGCGGCGGTTGCCCGCATCGAGTATCAATTGCTCGGTAGCGGTGAGCGCGAGGTGCGCAGCGAGCGCCTCGGCGAACTCGTGATGAACGAGTTGCGCGCGCTCGACACGATTGCCTATGTTCGTTTTGCGTCCGTCTACCGGCGCTTCGAAGACGTCTCCGAATTCGAAGACGTGATCGAAGAATTTCGCCGCGCCTCCTCGCCTCCCAAACCTCCCCGCAAGCGCTGA
- the pal gene encoding peptidoglycan-associated lipoprotein Pal has protein sequence MMSKLRFAFAVLMVGALAACHSGVKLDENANKGGAVSTQPNPTDVAQVNVDPLNDPNSPLAKRSIYFDFDSYSVKDDYQSLLQQHSQYLKSHPQRHILIQGNTDERGTSEYNLALGQKRAEAVRRSLSLMGVTDSEMEAVSLGKEKPQATGHDESSWAQNRRADLVYQQ, from the coding sequence ATGATGTCTAAACTTCGTTTCGCATTTGCCGTATTGATGGTCGGTGCGCTGGCCGCATGTCACTCGGGCGTCAAGCTCGACGAAAATGCCAACAAGGGTGGTGCGGTCTCGACGCAACCGAACCCGACCGATGTCGCACAGGTCAACGTCGATCCGCTGAACGATCCGAACAGCCCGCTCGCCAAGCGCAGCATTTACTTCGACTTCGACAGCTACTCGGTCAAGGACGACTACCAATCGCTGCTGCAACAACACTCGCAATACCTGAAGAGCCATCCGCAACGCCACATCCTGATCCAGGGCAACACCGACGAACGCGGCACCAGCGAGTACAACCTCGCACTCGGCCAGAAGCGCGCTGAAGCTGTGCGCCGTTCGCTGTCGCTGATGGGTGTGACGGACTCGGAAATGGAAGCCGTGAGCCTCGGCAAAGAAAAGCCGCAAGCAACCGGTCATGACGAATCGTCGTGGGCACAAAACCGCCGCGCCGACCTCGTGTACCAACAGTAA
- the ybgF gene encoding tol-pal system protein YbgF, with the protein MTHRFSWLRFAAAACVAGTAFAAVPAHAGIFDDDQARQAILDLRSKTDSLSSQLSAAQRTILDQTNRLDQMNQQVATLRGQNEDMANQLAALQKQQKDYYTDLDTRLKKFEPQQQTVEGVQGEVQPGETESFNAASQQFRSGDFKNAAASFRSFISKFPNSPYQPTAQYWLGNALYALRDYKGSTATWQGVVKNYPQHPRAPEALLAIANNQLEQGQKAAAKKTLEQIVAQYGGSDVAQTAQSKLSQIK; encoded by the coding sequence ATGACGCATCGTTTCTCCTGGCTGCGGTTTGCCGCAGCGGCCTGCGTCGCGGGCACGGCCTTCGCGGCCGTGCCCGCTCACGCGGGTATCTTCGACGACGATCAGGCCCGTCAGGCCATTCTCGATCTGCGTTCGAAGACCGATAGCCTGTCGAGCCAGCTGTCGGCCGCGCAGCGCACGATCCTCGATCAGACCAACCGCCTCGACCAGATGAATCAGCAAGTCGCGACGCTGCGTGGACAGAACGAGGATATGGCCAACCAGCTCGCCGCGCTGCAGAAGCAGCAGAAGGACTACTACACCGACCTGGACACGCGTCTGAAGAAATTCGAGCCGCAGCAACAGACGGTGGAGGGCGTCCAGGGCGAGGTGCAGCCGGGCGAAACGGAATCGTTCAATGCGGCCTCACAACAGTTTCGCAGCGGCGACTTCAAGAATGCGGCAGCGTCGTTTCGCAGCTTCATCTCCAAGTTCCCGAACAGCCCCTACCAGCCGACCGCGCAGTACTGGCTCGGCAACGCGCTGTACGCACTGCGCGACTACAAGGGCTCGACGGCAACGTGGCAAGGCGTCGTAAAGAATTACCCGCAGCATCCGCGTGCGCCGGAAGCGCTGCTCGCGATTGCGAACAATCAGCTTGAGCAGGGTCAGAAGGCTGCGGCCAAGAAGACGCTGGAGCAGATCGTCGCGCAATACGGCGGTTCGGACGTCGCGCAAACGGCACAAAGCAAGCTGTCGCAGATCAAGTAG